A single genomic interval of Mycosarcoma maydis chromosome 8, whole genome shotgun sequence harbors:
- a CDS encoding 60S ribosomal protein uL16 — protein sequence MGRRPARCYRYCKNKPFPKSRYNRGVPDPKIRIYDLGRKKASVDDFPFCAHLVCDEHQQITSEALEAARICANKYITKTSGKDSFHLRVRVHPFHVIRINKMLSCAGADRLQTGMRGAYGKPYDTVARVNIGQILLSVRTRDSNKAVVLEALRRSRYKFAGRQKIIISKKWGFTNMNREQYAEAKQSNRILKDGCYLQYINNHGPLEQNLRLQARVAAQK from the exons ATGGGACGACGACCAGCCCGCTGCTACCGCTACTGCAAGAACAAGCCGTTCCCCAAGTCGAGGTACAACCGTGGTGTGCCCGACCCCAAG ATCCGTATCTACGATCTTGGCCGTAAGAAGGCTTCCGTCGACGATTTCCCCTTCTGTGCCCACCTCGTCTGTGACGAACACCAGCAGATCACTTCGGAGGCTCTCGAGGCTGCCCGTATCTGTGCCAACAAGTACATCACCAAGACCTCGGGTAAGGACTCGTTCCACCTTCGCGTGCGTGTTCATCCGTTCCACGTTATCCGTATCAACAAGATGCTTTCGTGCGCTGGTGCCGATAGGCTCCAGACCGGTATGCGTGGTGCTTACGGCAAGCCCTACGACACCGTTGCCCGTGTCAACATTGGCCAGATCCTCCTCTCGGTGCGCACCCGTGACAGCAACAAGGCTGTTGTTCTCGAGGCTCTCCGCCGATCTCGATACAAGTTCGCTGGTCGCCAGAAGATCATCATCTCGAAGAAGTGGGGTTTCACCAACATGAACCGCGAGCAGTACGCTGAGGCCAAGCAGTCGAACCGTATCCTCAAGGATGGCTGCTACCTCCAGTACATCAACAACCACGGTCCCCTCGAGCAGAACCTCCGTCTTCAGGCCCGTGTTGCCGCCCAGAAGTAA
- a CDS encoding putative trifunctional formate-tetrahydrofolate ligase/methenyltetrahydrofolate cyclohydrolase/methylenetetrahydrofolate dehydrogenase MIS1: MASLATTPGGAKLIDGTALAKQVRARVAERIAELKQQHTSFQPHLCIMQVGAMSASTTYIRMKKLAAEECGMRYTHVQLPEGSSEAEIIKRVGELNEDISVDGILVQLPLGDHIDSDAERRVTEAISPEKDVDGFHALNIGHLSSKACNPLFFPCTPAGCIKLLENAGITNMAGLRAVVIGRSDIVGNPVASLLRSRDCTVTQVHSKTVDLQAHLSQADIVIAAMGKPHFIQGEWIKKGAVVIDVGTNFVDDATKKSGYRLVGDVDFDAASKVASAITPVPGGVGPMTVAMLMENVLISAERSLADGRALGIGRGVVRPNPIKPLAKVPSDIEVARSQTPKPITQVAREIGLISTELEPYGSVKAKVDLSVLKRLAHRRNGKYIVVAGITPTPLGEGKSTTTIGLAQALGAHLGKAAFACVRQPSQGPTFGIKGGAAGGGYSQVIPMEEFNLHLTGDNHAVQAANNLLAAAIDTRMFHEATQKDAALFDRLCPKKKGVRTFAPIMFRRLKKLGIDKTNPDDLTDEEKSRFARLDIDPETVTWRRVTDTNDRYLRDITVGQAATEKGITRRTGFDIAVASECMAVLALSRDLKDMRERLGRMVIGTSRAGDPVTADDIGVGGALAILMKDAIKPNLMQTLEGTPVFVHAGPFANIAHGNSSILADAIALKLAGIEQGEPIERTGYVITEAGFGADIGMEKFCNIKCRESGLVPDAAVIVATVRALKTHGGGPEVSPGKPLSEVYLEENLEILEKGCVNLAKHIANAKKFGLKVIVAINQFTTDTPAELELVRQKALEAGADDAVPANHWALGGEGAIDLAKSVINQLEGTASQFNFLYEPTLPITQKIEAIAKEMYGADGIELSEAANKQIQVIEKNGFGNLSICMAKTHLSLSADPTKKGAPSGFTIPVREVYASVGAGLLVVMCGAMSKMPGLNTRPGYYDMDLTEDGEVIGLS; encoded by the coding sequence ATGGCTTCGCTCGCAACCACGCCGGGTGGCGCAAAACTCATCGATGGCACCGCCCTGGCAAAGCAGGTGCGTGCCCGTGTCGCCGAGCGTATCGctgagctcaagcagcagcacacaTCCTTCCAGCCTCACCTCTGCATCATGCAGGTCGGCGCTATGAGTGCTTCCACCACCTACATCAGGAtgaagaagctcgccgcCGAGGAATGTGGCATGCGATACACTCACGTTCAGCTCCCCGAAGGCTCCAGCGAGGCAGAGATCATCAAGCGTGTTGGTGAGCTCAACGAGGACATCAGCGTGGATGGCATCCTCGTTCAGCTGCCCCTGGGTGACCACATCGACTCGGATGCCGAGCGACGCGTCACCGAAGCCATCAGCCCCGAAAAGGATGTTGATGGCTTCCACGCCCTCAACATCGGCCACCTCTCCTCCAAGGCTTGCAACCCGCTCTTCTTCCCTTGCACCCCCGCTGGCTGCATCAAGCTCCTCGAGAACGCTGGTATCACCAACATGGCTGGCCTTCGCGCCGTCGTCATTGGCCGAAGCGACATTGTCGGCAACCCTGTTGCCTCCCTCCTCCGCAGCAGGGACTGCACCGTCACCCAGGTTCACAGCAAGACCGTCGACCTTCAGGCCCACCTCTCTCAGGCTGACATTGTCATCGCTGCCATGGGTAAGCCTCACTTCATTCAGGGCGAATGGATCAAGAAGGGCGCTGTCGTTATCGACGTTGGCACCAACTTTGTCGACGATGCCACCAAAAAATCTGGCTACCGCCTTGTCGGTGACGTCGATTTCGACGCCGCTTCCAAGGTCGCTTCTGCCATCACCCCTGTTCCTGGTGGAGTCGGTCCCATGACTGTCGCGATGCTGATGGAGAATGTTCTCATCAGTGCCGAGCGCAGCCTCGCCGATGGTCGTGCCCTCGGTATCGGCCGTGGTGTCGTTCGCCCCAACCCTATCAAGCCTCTCGCCAAGGTCCCCTCGGATATTGAAGTCGCTCGTTCGCAAACGCCCAAGCCCATCACCCAGGTCGCCCGCGAGATTGGTCTTATCtcgaccgagctcgaacCGTACGGATCtgtcaaggccaaggtcGACCTTTCCGTCCTCAAGCGTCTTGCGCACCGCAGGAACGGCAAATACATTGTTGTCGCCGGTATCACTCCCACGCCGCTCGGCGAGGGCAAGtcgaccaccaccatcggcCTCGCCCAGGCGCTCGGTGCTCACCTTGGCAAGGCGGCTTTCGCCTGTGTTCGTCAGCCCTCTCAGGGTCCCACTTTCGGTATCAagggtggtgctgctggtggaggATACTCGCAGGTTATCCCCATGGAGGAGTTCAACCTCCACTTGACCGGTGACAACCACGCTGTTCAAGCGGCCAATAACCTTTTGGCTGCCGCCATCGACACGAGGATGTTCCACGAGGCCACCCAGAAGGACGCTGCGCTCTTTGATCGTCTTTGCCCCAAGAAGAAAGGTGTGCGCACCTTTGCACCCATCATGTTCCGAAggctcaagaagctcggtATCGACAAGACCAACCCCGACGACTTGACCGACGAAGAAAAGTCTCGttttgctcgtctcgataTCGACCCAGAGACCGTCACTTGGAGACGCGTTACCGACACCAATGACCGATACCTGCGTGACATCACCGTTGGTCAGGCTGCTACCGAGAAGGGTATCACTCGAAGGACTGGTTTCGACATTGCCGTCGCCTCCGAGTGCATGGCCGTGCTTGCGCTCAGTCGTGATCTCAAGGATATGCGtgagcgtcttggccgCATGGTCATCGGCACTTCGCGCGCAGGTGACCCCGTCACTGCTGATGATATTGGTGTCGGTGGCGCCCTTGCCATCCTCATGAAGGACGCGATCAAGCCCAACCTTATGCAGACGCTCGAAGGCACTCCCGTCTTTGTTCACGCCGGACCTTTCGCCAACATTGCTCACGGTAACTCGTCGATCCTTGCAGATGCTATCGCACTCAAACTTGCCGGTatcgagcaaggcgagcCGATCGAACGCACGGGATACGTCATCACTGAAGCTGGTTTCGGTGCCGATATCGGCATGGAGAAGTTCTGCAACATCAAATGCCGCGAGTCGGGTCTCGTGCCCGATGCCGCTGTGATCGTTGCCACCGTTCgagcgctcaagacgcacGGTGGTGGACCCGAGGTTTCCCCTGGTAAGCCTCTGTCCGAGGTCTACTTGGAGGAGAACCTCGAGATTTTGGAAAAGGGTTGCGTCAACCTTGCCAAGCACATTGCCAACGCCAAAAAGTTTGGTCTCAAGGTCATCGTGGCTATCAACCAATTTACTACCGATACAccagccgagctcgagcttgtgcgtcagaaggcgctcgaagcaggagccgacgatgctgtcCCTGCCAACCACTGGGCACTGGGTGGTGAAGGAGCTATCGATCTCGCCAAGTCGGTCATCAACCAGTTGGAGGGTACAGCATCCCAGTTCAACTTCCTGTATGAACCCACACTTCCCATCACGCAGAAAATCGAAGCCATCGCCAAGGAAATGTACGGTGCCGACGGCATCGAGCTGTCGGAAGCGGCGAACAAGCAGATCCAGGTGATCGAGAAGAATGGCTTCGGTAACCTTTCGATTTGCATGGCCAAAACCCACCTTTCGCTTTCGGCCGACCCCACCAAGAAGGGCGCGCCGtctggattcacgatcccTGTCAGGGAGGTGTACGCAAGTGTCGGTGCAGGTTTATTGGTCGTCATGTGCGGTGCAATGAGCAAGATGCCTGGTCTCAACACTAGACCAGGCTACTACGACATGGACTTGACCGAGGACGGTGAGGTCATCGGCTTGTCGTAG
- a CDS encoding uncharacterized protein (related to PRM1 - Pheromone-regulated multispanning membrane protein), protein MSFHPNAVDAPPSYLHQHQAGSPLYTQNTIRPNANSTDLNSPHKPPILQPWLGLQARLFLAPISIPLISLLFVAARMLSSSNEATDSISSAKGKLLSACSAAEGTASLAASFPHFLAASTNVQLALSVTATVHSAARVFDLSMTAIQKILTYIVNSYKSLFMCFMELLVRGALAVLITAVEFISQAITAATLGIRSAIQESITGVNTLLATAVGAINDVIGVFGQHVNPPHIAVPSLTSLENITLPHEIQDGLVKLNATLPTLQQLKQSMDALIETPFEEMKREVNATLASFQFNHSVFPVPEMQNVTFCDRIDTSPLDELGNALKNVARWGLVALLLIAIVVMLIGVAWEWWKWQKEVKAVERTRSLWLAQRSSAHSDGNDKFCDNILKTENLMSLLTISQHPLISFCSLNYCKRLGIRTRRAQDRCAWLLSFLMHPASLACLFTGVLGLISVLMQAILVHSLSHHYVSSIDTSLAHLSSDIVNLVHDHTRNASVAFSTSANTVILQVEAELNDHVFRWVDTTTSTMNSTLNQFVDGLTETLTSTFGGTPFNAPLQTFVQCILGQKVQGIEKALTWIHENAYVNFSVVPADVLMLRPEQQEAVLRPVREAMLGSRDDQGGGNGVVGHVISRYMEHLHQEKILFTALIGVYAIILLIGLLAVLYATLAERRMHDDDETRKKVSRDESEEKLRSDLQAGPGGAGIARLWSRRPKLNAGCFRAFSHPPVPVSAQNPSSKIDHAARFPSSAHSSRPDPIHVTKDSISYPFQMHHSLNTSPSTRPTQPTPLQQTSNPDRDTVQSLHHASTTHNQTASTRTKEYDSWLCFLASYHDGEATVPAKAPEAVEGAQDRFHRLFGCSLRASPTVATFNHHVSAPAVSSDRAEIEVEDARFRETLDLGSMQDWIGSKSPIPPPAGRGGSHSPRNTADQLPEVQLTRSGGCVGPHSSDSTQETYAFTDSVRLPPGPQPQQKRVVSSQSISFFAW, encoded by the coding sequence ATGTCGTTCCACCCGAacgctgtcgatgctcCTCCATCCTACCTTCATCAGCATCAAGCTGGAAGCCCTCTATATACGCAAAACACGATTCGTCCCAATGCCAATAGTACAGATCTCAACTCGCCTCACAAGCCACCAATCTTACAACCATGGCTTGGCCTTCAAGCGCGACTCTTTCTAGCCCCCATATCCATTCCGCTGATCTCTCTCCTCTTTGTCGCCGCTCGAATGCTCAGCTCATCGAATGAAGCTACCGACTCTATCTCGTCTGCCAAAGGCAAGCTACTGTCCGCATGCAGTGCAGCAGAAGGCACAGCCTCGCTTGCCGCGTCGTTTCCTCACTTTCTCGCCGCGTCCACCAATGTTCAGCTTGCGCTTTCGGTCACTGCGACAGTTCACAGTGCTGCTCGAGTCTTTGATCTGTCCATGACAGCCATTCAAAAGATCCTGACCTACATTGTCAATTCGTACAAATCACTGTTCATGTGCTTCAtggagctgctggtgcGCGGGGCGCTAGCGGTGCTCATAACAGCAGTTGAATTCATCTCGCAAGCCATCACTGCTGCAACGCTAGGAATTCGCTCGGCGATCCAGGAATCGATAACGGGTGTCAATACCCTCCTTGCTACTGCCGTTGGAGCAATTAACGATGTGATCGGCGTGTTTGGTCAGCATGTCAATCCTCCGCATATCGCAGTGCCTTCGTTGACGTCGTTGGAAAACATCACGCTGCCACACGAGATCCAGGATGGTCTAGTCAAGCTCAATGCAACACTTCCAacactgcagcagctcaagcagtcGATGGATGCGCTGATAGAAACGCCGTTCGAAGAGATGAAGCGAGAGGTGAACGCTACATTGGCAAGCTTCCAATTCAACCATTCTGTGTTCCCAGTGCCCGAGATGCAGAACGTGACGTTTTGCGATCGCATCGATACGAGCCCACTGGACGAGCTGGGAAATGCACTGAAGAACGTCGCGAGATGGGGACTTGTAGCGTTACTTCTGATAGCGATCGTGGTCATGTTGATCGGTGTGGCGTGGGAGTGGTGGAAGTGGCAGAAGGAGGTAAAGGCTGTAGAGCGTACTAGAAGTCTTTGGCTCGCCCAACGTTCATCTGCGCACTCTGACGGTAACGACAAGTTTTGCGACAACATTCTAAAGACGGAAAACCTCATGTCGCTCCTCACCATTTCTCAACATCCTCTCATCTCGTTCTGCTCGCTCAACTACTGTAAACGACTGGGCATCCGAACGCGCAGAGCTCAAGACCGCTGTGCTTGGCTCTTATCCTTCCTCATGCATCccgcctcgctcgcctgCCTCTTTACAGGTGTTCTCGGTCTGATCTCTGTCCTGATGCAAGCCATTCTTGTCCACAGTCTTTCACATCACTACGTCTCATCGATCGATACATCACTCGCTCACCTCTCATCCGACATTGTCAATCTCGTCCACGATCATACGCGAAACGCGTCGGTCGCCTTCTCTACCTCGGCCAACACTGTCATCCTCCAAGTGGAAGCCGAGCTTAACGACCATGTCTTCCGATGGGTCGATACAACAACGTCGACCATGAATTCGACCTTGAACCAATTTGTCGACGGTCTCACAGAGACGCTGACAAGCACGTTTGGCGGTACACCGTTCAACGCTCCTCTGCAGACGTTTGTGCAGTGCATCTTGGGACAGAAGGTGCAAGGGATCGAAAAGGCGCTCACGTGGATCCACGAGAATGCATACGTCAACTTCAGCGTGGTCCCTGCAGACGTGCTGATGTTGAGaccagagcagcaagaggcgGTATTACGGCCCGTGAGAGAGGCAATGCTCGGCAGCCGAGATGATCAGGGTGGCGGAAATGGGGTAGTTGGTCATGTGATCAGCCGATACATGGAGCACTTGCACCAGGAGAAGATCCTCTTTACGGCATTGATCGGTGTGTACGCCAtcatcttgttgatcgGACTGCTGGCCGTACTGTATGCGACTCTTGCGGAGCGAAGGATgcatgacgatgacgagaccAGGAAGAAGGTGTCTAGAGACGAATCCGAGGAAAAGCTTCGAAGCGATCTTCAGGCTGGACCAGGTGGAGCAGGAATAGCACGTTTATGGTCACGTCGGCCAAAGCTGAACGCCGGTTGCTTCAGAGCGTTCTCTCATCCTCCTGTGCCAGTCAGTGCGCAAAATCCATCCAGCAAAATCGATCACGCAGCTCGTTTCCCGTCGTCCGCTCATTCAAGCCGTCCAGATCCTATTCACGTCACCAAGGATAGCATTTCGTATCCCTTTCAGATGCATCACTCTCTCAACACCAGCCCTTCAACCCGACCGACACAGCCGACACCCCTCCAACAAACTTCTAATCCAGATCGTGACACTGTCCAATCACTCCACCACGCATCCACGACTCATAACCAAACTGCATCCACCAGAACGAAAGAATACGATTCATGGCTTTGTTTCCTCGCCTCGTATCATGATGGAGAGGCCACGGTTCCTGCAAAGGCACCGGAAGCAGTAGAAGGAGCACAAGACAGATTCCATCGGCTATTCGGATGTTCTCTCAGAGCTTCGCCCACAGTGGCTACTTTCAATCACCACGTCTCTGCTCCTGCTGTTTCAAGTGACCGAGCAGAGATCGAAGTGGAAGATGCCAGGTTCAGGGAAACACTCGACCTGGGGTCGATGCAGGATTGGATCGGATCTAAAAGTCCTATCCCGCCGCctgctggaagaggaggtAGCCATTCTCCTCGGAACACGGCTGATCAGTTACCAGAGGTTCAGCTTACTCGATCTGGAGGATGTGTAGGACCCCACTCGTCGGATTCCACGCAAGAAACGTATGCGTTTACTGACAGTGTAAGGCTCCCACCAGGcccgcagccgcagcagaaGAGGGTGGTATCGTCTCAGTCTATTTCTTTTTTCGCTTGGTAG
- a CDS encoding putative pyruvate transmembrane transporter, whose translation MASAAGSKFQAFMNHPAGPKTVFFWAPLMKWCLVAAGLKDLSRPADKISVSQNVALAATGMIWVRYSLVITPVNYSLAAVNFFVGCSGLAQLYRVWDFRRQHPVQAAVADKKNEVENKITKETLPMTSK comes from the exons ATGGCGTCTGCAGCAGGATCCAAATTCCAGGCGTTTATGAACCACCCTGCGGGTCCCAAGACTG TGTTTTTCTGGGCCCCACTCATGAAGTGGTGTTTGGTAGCTGCCGGGCTAAAAGATCTATCTCGACCAGCAGACAAGATCTCGGTCTCTCAAAACGTTGCGCTCGCCGCAACGGGTATGATCTGGGTGCGTTactcgctcgtcatcacaCCGGTTAACTATTCGCTCGCCGCTGTCAACTTCTTCGTTGGCTGCTCTGGTCTCGCTCAGCTCTACAGAGTGTGGGACTTCCGTCGACAACATCCTGTtcaagctgctgttgctgacaAAAAGAACGAGGTGGAGAACAAGATCACCAAAGAGACTCTGCCGATGACGTCAAAGTAG
- a CDS encoding uncharacterized protein (related to APA2 - ATP adenylyltransferase II) produces MPSHITNPDSDLKSLALAVKKKFDVAIAQGDAFFYPSEKITVQESEATGVLWQIRTVPALLKKPKANGTDSCSEETEQQANESKPEQNKSDVFAPPYVPNLVVRELAEHVMLLNKFCVVPEHFLMVTREFQSQDLPPSPATLSLAYRIVSAHRSTATELLAFYNCGTNSGASQPHRHLQFVQCPPLDTTSAEAVDSSRLTQDDQDKITESEYKVPIEFLLDRIERDGKEQHSVHALPLPWQHFVALLNPSAAARKDEGEMERYVGNKFMGLLDALFRARMFAQNADRVKQAGRPAFNVLITKRAMHLIPRSQEEYSGLQGKREDGKVGNLSINSLGYAGFMLTRSVEEQQALKDVQGGVEEVLRVTGVPPVEDVTVQAGLPTTNM; encoded by the coding sequence ATGCCTTCGCACATAACGAATCCAGATTCAGACCTCAAGTCGCTCGCTCTGGCGGTGAAAAAGAAATTTGACGTGGCGATCGCCCAAGGAGATGCGTTTTTCTATCCCTCCGAAAAGATCACTGTGCAAGAATCCGAGGCGACTGGGGTGTTGTGGCAGATTCGAACTGTTCCGGCGCTGTTGAAGAAACCGAAAGCCAACGGTACCGACTCTTGCTCTGAAGAAACAGAACAGCAAGCGAATGAGAGCAAGCCGGAGCAGAACAAGTCGGACGTGTTCGCCCCGCCTTACGTGCCCAACCTGGTGGTGCGCGAGCTGGCGGAGCATGTGATGCTGCTGAACAAATTCTGCGTCGTCCCAGAGCACTTTCTGATGGTCACACGCGAGTTTCAAAGCCAAGACCTACCGCCTTCGCCAGCAACACTTTCTCTCGCCTACCGCATCGTCTCCGCTCACCGATCCACCGCTACAGAATTACTAGCATTCTATAACTGCGGTACGAACTCTGGTGCATCCCAACCACACCGTCACCTGCAGTTCGTCCAATGTCCACCACTCGATACGACGAGCGCAGAAGCAGTCGATTCAAGCCGCTTGACGCAGGATGATCAGGACAAGATCACCGAGAGCGAGTACAAGGTTCCCATCGAGTTTTTGTTGGATCGAATCGAACGCGACGGGAAAGAGCAACATAGTGTGCACGCATTGCCGCTACCGTGGCAGCACTTTGTGGCGCTGCTCAATCCGAGTGCTGCAGCGCGAAAGGACGAGGGAGAGATGGAGAGATACGTGGGGAACAAATTCATGGGACTACTGGACGCTTTGTTCCGCGCAAGGATGTTTGCTCAGAACGCTGATCGAGTTAAGCAGGCGGGTAGACCGGCGTTCAACGTGTTGATCACCAAGAGGGCGATGCATCTAATTCCGCGATCGCAAGAGGAGTACTCTGGATTGCAAGGGAAACGAGAGGATGGAAAGGTGGGAAACTTGTCGATCAACTCTCTCGGTTATGCTGGATTCATGCTCACTAGGTCGGTGGAAGAACAACAGGCGTTGAAAGATGTGCAAGGCGGTGTTGAGGAGGTGCTTCGCGTGACAGGTGTGCCTCCGGTCGAGGATGTAACCGTTCAGGCTGGTTTGCCGACGACAAACATGTAG
- a CDS encoding 60S ribosomal protein uL15, giving the protein MPTHLSKTRKHRGHVSAGNGRVGKHRKHPGGRGLAGGQHHHRTNMDKYHPGYFGKVGMRHFHLTRNSSFRPVVNLDKLWTLVPAEQRKGLTADSTEVPVIDTLAAGYGKVLGKGRLPALPCIVKARWVSSLAEKKIKEAGGVVKLVA; this is encoded by the exons ATGCCTACCCACCTTTCCAAGACCCGAAAGCACCGTGGACACGTTTCCGCCGGTAACGGTCGTGTCGGCAAGCACCGCAAGCACCCAGGTGGTCGTGGTCTCGCCGGTGgtcagcaccaccaccgcacCAACATGGACAAGTACCACCCTG GTTACTTCGGTAAGGTCGGTATGCGTCACTTCCACCTGACGCGCAACTCTTCGTTCCGCCCTGTGGTCAACCTGGACAAGCTCTGGACTCTCGTTCCcgctgagcagcgcaagGGTCTGACTGCAGACTCGACCGAGGTGCCCGTCATCGACACGCTCGCTGCCGGTTACGGTAAGGTTCTCGGTAAGGGCCGTCTGCCTGCTCTCCCCTGCATCGTCAAGGCGCGCTGGGTGTCGTCGCTcgccgagaagaagatcAAGGAGGCCGGTGGTGTTGTCAAGCTTGTTGCCTAA
- a CDS encoding uncharacterized protein (related to Dynactin 6), with protein MAPLRDNLIVGTRVTIAQDADLRGEISVGSGTVIHPKATILALQGPITIGSNCIIEETAVIVNRRSTPIRIGDNNLFEVGCRIEAPSIGSYNVFEMRSKVAQNVKIGSYSVVGAGCIVLPKPIADDQLETVFDDQDQQNYESTAVAGTALAQTGSMPESANERAEQIWDELPDQTVVYGADSRRRLWSGEGAQQQAALHAKHLEYLRDAIPGAHKLKIIQGVRAPATGAPPSTTSSTPTS; from the exons ATGGCCCCACT GCGTGACAacctcatcgtcggcacCCGCGTCACTATTGCACAGGACGCAGACCTTCGTGGCGAGATCTCGGTCGGTAGTGGCACCGTGATTCACCCAAAAGCAACCATACTAGCCCTTCAAGGTCCTATAACGATCGGCTCAAACTGCATCATTGAAGAGACGGCTGTGATTGTCAACCGCAGATCTACACCCATCCGGATTGGCGACAATAACCTGTTCGAGGTGGGATGTCGCATCGAGGCGCCCTCCATTGGATCGTACAATGTGTTTGAGATGAGGAGCAAGGTGGCGCAGAATGTCAAGATCGGTTCTTACAGTGTGGTGGGAGCAGGATGTATCGTCCTGCCAAAACCAATAGCGGATGATCAGCTGGAAACAGTCTTCGACGACCAGGATCAACAGAATTACGAATCAACGGCGGTAGCAGGAACAGCATTAGCGCAAACCGGCTCCATGCCCGAGTCAGCAaacgagcgagccgagcaAATATGGGACGAGCTTCCCGATCAAACGGTTGTTTACGGTGCCGACAGCCGAAGGCGACTCTGGAGTGGAGAAggagcacagcagcaagcagcatTACACGCAAAGCACCTCGAGTATCTTCGCGATGCGATACCGGGCGCGCACAAACTCAAAATCATTCAAGGCGTGAGAGCACCCGCTACAGGTGCTCCTCCAAGTACAACCAGTAGCACACCAACCTCATGA
- a CDS encoding putative Ariadne-1 protein — protein MSDLSDEYLHDDDVEDTMDEDSTYGYDDAIDSEEEEEDLGFGVADDAFAAPDSAAERFKSYEVEYKSHTVESIEEAQQKEVEQIASMFMVKDTDAAILLRHFSWNKERLIERYMDSPEKVILEAGVHEDPSRPKLQELDNFTCEVCFMCSDDMPNGKMETLALACGHRYCRDCYQQYLEQKIKSEGESRRVQCMREKCNLVVDEGTVGLVVEPTVFERYKILLNRTYVDDSNILRWCPAPNCELAVECHVSSKMLNKVVPSVACDCGHPFCFGCGNAAHAPAICPIAKMWLKKCEDDSETANWISANTKECPKCTSTIEKNGGCNHMTCRKCKYEWCWICAGPWSEHGNSWYNCNRFDEKSGAEARDSQAKSRASLERYLHYFNRFANHEQSAKLDRDLYGRTEKKMEEMQVTSGLTWIEVQFLKKAVDTLTECRMTLKWTYCMAYYLARDNMTELFEDNQRDLEKAVEDLSEQLEKPIEPRTIPELRQKVTDLTVYVQKRRGILLSDTAEGFQEGRWHWNVTI, from the coding sequence ATGTCAGACCTCAGTGATGAGTATCTACATGACGATGATGTCGAGGACACCATGGACGAGGACTCCACTTATGGCTATGACGATGCCATCGACtcggaagaagaggaggaggatctTGGTTTTGGTGTAGCAGACGACGCCTTTGCCGCTCCCGATTCTGCAGCCGAACGCTTCAAGAGCTACGAGGTCGAGTACAAGTCTCACACCGTCGAATCGATCGAGGAGGCACAGCAGAAGGAGGTGGAGCAGATCGCAAGCATGTTCATGGTCAAGGACACAGATGCCGCCATCCTTCTTCGCCACTTTAGCTGGAACAAGGAGCGCCTCATCGAACGCTACATGGACTCTCCAGAAAAAGTGATCCTCGAAGCAGGTGTTCACGAAGATCCATCACGACCCAAGCTTCAGGAGCTTGACAATTTCACATGCGAGGTCTGCTTCATGTGTTCTGATGATATGCCGAACGGCAAGATGGAGACGTTGGCGCTCGCCTGTGGCCACCGTTACTGTCGTGATTGCTACCAGCAATACCTCGAGCAAAAGATCAAATCCGAAGGCGAATCGCGGCGGGTCCAATGCATGCGTGAAAAATGCAACCTGGTCGTGGACGAGGGCACTGTAGGATTGGTCGTCGAACCAACAGTGTTTGAGCGCTACAAGATTCTGCTAAACCGCACCTACGTTGACGACAGCAACATCCTGCGCTGGTGTCCCGCTCCCAACTGCGAGCTTGCCGTTGAATGCCACgtctcgagcaagatgctcaACAAGGTAGTGCCCTCTGTTGCTTGCGACTGCGGCCATCCTTTCTGTTTTGGCTGCGGCAATGCTGCTCATGCGCCTGCCATCTGTCCCATTGCCAAGATGTGGCTCAAGAAGTGCGAAGACGACAGCGAGACAGCCAATTGGATCTCGGCCAACACCAAGGAATGCCCAAAATGCACTTCGACCATCGAGAAGAACGGCGGGTGCAACCACATGACCTGTCGCAAGTGCAAGTACGAATGGTGTTGGATCTGTGCTGGACCCTGGAGCGAGCACGGCAATTCGTGGTACAACTGCAACCGCTTTGACGAAAAGAGTGGTGCAGAAGCGCGCGATTCGCAGGCTAAATCAAGAGCGTCGCTGGAGCGATATTTGCACTATTTCAATCGTTTTGCCAATCATGAACAATCCGCCAAACTCGACCGTGACCTGTACGGTCGCAcggagaagaagatggaggAGATGCAGGTGACATCGGGGCTCACTTGGATCGAAGTACAATTCCTCAAGAAGGCTGTCGACACGCTGACCGAGTGCCGCATGACGCTCAAGTGGACCTACTGTATGGCCTACTATCTCGCGCGGGACAACATGaccgagctgttcgaggaCAACCAACGTGACCTAGAAAAGGCGGTTGAGGATCTGtcagagcagctcgagaaaCCGATCGAGCCCAGGACGATCCCGGAACTGCGGCAAAAAGTGACGGACTTGACCGTGTATGTGCAGAAGCGACGCGGTATTCTGCTCTCGGACACCGCCGAGGGCTTCCAAGAGGGCAGGTGGCACTGGAACGTTACCATATGA